A stretch of the Staphylococcus sp. NRL 16/872 genome encodes the following:
- a CDS encoding NifU N-terminal domain-containing protein, producing the protein MQIISIEETPNYNTMKINLDEKRADNKSNTFTSAKEGQPDFINRLFEIDGVKSIFYVMDFISVDKEENANWNDLLPQIQSAFN; encoded by the coding sequence ATGCAAATCATATCAATCGAAGAAACACCAAATTATAATACAATGAAAATTAATTTAGATGAAAAAAGAGCAGATAATAAATCTAATACATTCACATCAGCTAAAGAGGGACAACCTGATTTTATCAATCGATTATTTGAAATTGATGGGGTAAAATCTATTTTTTATGTAATGGATTTTATTTCAGTGGATAAAGAAGAAAATGCTAATTGGAATGATTTATTACCTCAAATTCAATCCGCTTTCAACTAA
- a CDS encoding dynamin family protein, whose amino-acid sequence MANTEQLDILYKLKKEVEKSNNTALVHTINQVIKKVYLNQYTASFVGHFSAGKSTLINLLLEQNILPSSPVPTTSNTAIVSVADQEEIIANLEHQQYTKLKTYDEVKQMNRLNVDVESVEIKFPSTKFHNGFTLQDTPGVDSNVATHQTTTEQFMYTSNILFYTVDYNHVQSALNFQFMKRMNDVGIPVIFIINQIDKHNEDEISFATFKERVNKSIADWEIKLTKIFYVSKFDHPENEINQLSDYLVDKDNRREPIEDYVKRTVKFITDAQLGYIQNEIQDILEELNINEDEFEQAYSKFQQNQAVSEEARLLNNPDQLLSFLKQKRKDILENAYIMTHDMREDIRHYLESMASDFKVGGLLNKKKKKLEEQEQRLVIVVEKLQDKVNQQIRQPLREDMSFLTRFINNSDVNKEILNQHYKINNELISNLYQPQTSISNTYVLTFSDEVKKAINNFVEKESNPLFEKTINNTQATGLTNTEDEDMQVYERFLELKNLKESLTTENYRHYYIHMEDSLDKLIGRTEANYQFKDETQGEVSEDQLDENEATQSSTTNEVDIKQALELVEPVPLFDRTKKDIQDTLHRLDNKIVKIGVFGTFSAGKSSLINALLGGQYLVSSPNPTTAATTELSYGEDSKITLKTQQQLLEELNQLIEYHNISFNSLEEFINSDITTLKQQLEKNQLAFVNAVEKHYALYQDMVNEAITHEISQEDIKKWSAEDEYATFVKTVHINLPLEWLKGKIIVDSLGLHSNNQRHTNETEQILTSSDLILYVSYFNHSFTDNDKAFIEHMKDMNQLNENQAFKMVINAIDLAENEEDVKAVKDYVADALNQVNLNSEIFGVSSRRALKAQDKGISQLRESIQHFVEVESNTILEQQMIKQLEQMSQSFDQMIEEFQTNQSLITERQDKLKAYQHEQRLPSQLLMTSEQHTNNEVEDQIYHLNGRLKLQLLDDVKSVFNSQMTQNNDFNEEKKISAKTFLDQIHQRLYLEQSLLVERIKKYYNRQLNEQVAPVVQKLNQLHVLIYPEFNIKPYFTDKAFLRIDINDMVAALPKQLTKRKILNPNSQREIQETISANTLDLLQAQLSELRQALISYVSTLTKEADDAFNHLENDIQQQIDDLLSFTMDETLIEQLKSVNSKLKVLLK is encoded by the coding sequence ATGGCGAATACTGAACAATTAGATATTTTATATAAATTAAAAAAAGAAGTTGAGAAATCCAACAATACGGCATTAGTACATACAATCAATCAAGTCATCAAAAAAGTCTATTTAAATCAATATACCGCTTCTTTCGTGGGACATTTTTCTGCAGGTAAATCTACATTAATTAACTTATTACTTGAACAGAATATTTTACCAAGTTCTCCTGTACCAACAACAAGTAATACAGCTATTGTTTCTGTTGCAGATCAAGAAGAGATTATTGCTAATCTTGAACATCAACAGTATACAAAGTTAAAAACTTATGATGAAGTGAAACAAATGAATCGCTTAAATGTTGATGTCGAATCTGTAGAAATTAAATTTCCTTCTACAAAGTTTCATAATGGGTTTACTTTACAAGATACGCCTGGTGTCGACTCAAATGTAGCGACACACCAAACGACGACTGAGCAGTTCATGTATACAAGTAATATTTTGTTTTATACAGTGGATTATAATCACGTGCAATCTGCGCTTAATTTTCAATTTATGAAACGCATGAATGATGTAGGCATTCCTGTGATTTTCATTATTAACCAAATTGATAAACATAATGAAGACGAAATTTCTTTTGCTACTTTTAAAGAAAGAGTGAATAAATCAATTGCGGATTGGGAGATCAAATTAACTAAAATCTTCTACGTGTCTAAATTCGATCATCCTGAAAATGAAATCAATCAACTCTCTGACTATTTAGTAGACAAAGATAATCGTCGTGAACCTATTGAAGACTATGTAAAACGTACGGTTAAATTTATTACAGACGCTCAACTCGGTTATATTCAAAATGAAATACAAGATATTCTTGAAGAATTGAATATTAACGAAGATGAGTTTGAACAAGCATATTCAAAATTCCAACAGAATCAAGCTGTGAGTGAGGAAGCACGTTTATTAAATAATCCTGACCAATTGTTAAGCTTTTTAAAACAAAAACGTAAAGACATTCTTGAGAATGCTTACATTATGACTCATGATATGCGTGAAGATATTCGACATTATCTTGAAAGTATGGCTTCTGACTTTAAAGTAGGCGGTCTTTTAAATAAAAAGAAAAAGAAATTAGAAGAACAAGAACAACGCTTGGTAATAGTGGTTGAAAAATTGCAAGACAAAGTGAATCAACAAATTCGTCAACCTTTAAGAGAAGATATGTCATTTTTAACGCGATTTATCAATAATAGTGACGTTAACAAAGAAATTTTAAATCAACATTATAAAATTAATAATGAATTAATCTCAAATTTATATCAACCTCAAACAAGTATTAGTAATACGTACGTATTAACGTTTAGCGATGAAGTTAAAAAAGCCATTAATAATTTTGTTGAGAAAGAATCTAATCCATTATTTGAAAAAACAATTAACAATACACAGGCGACAGGCTTAACAAATACAGAAGATGAAGATATGCAAGTTTATGAACGATTTCTAGAGTTAAAGAATTTGAAGGAATCTTTAACAACTGAGAATTATCGCCATTATTATATTCATATGGAAGATTCTTTAGATAAGTTAATAGGTCGAACTGAAGCAAACTATCAATTTAAAGATGAGACTCAAGGCGAAGTGAGTGAAGATCAGTTAGATGAAAATGAAGCAACTCAATCATCAACAACGAATGAGGTTGATATTAAACAAGCTTTAGAATTAGTTGAGCCAGTGCCGTTATTTGATAGAACGAAAAAAGATATTCAAGATACGCTACATCGCTTAGATAATAAAATCGTTAAAATTGGTGTGTTTGGTACGTTTAGTGCAGGTAAAAGTAGTTTAATCAATGCCTTACTTGGTGGGCAATATTTAGTGAGTTCACCAAATCCAACAACTGCAGCTACGACAGAATTATCTTATGGTGAAGATAGTAAAATTACATTGAAAACACAACAACAATTACTAGAAGAGTTGAATCAACTTATTGAATATCACAATATTTCATTTAATTCATTAGAGGAATTTATTAACAGCGATATTACCACATTGAAGCAGCAATTAGAAAAAAATCAATTAGCTTTTGTTAATGCGGTTGAAAAGCATTATGCACTTTATCAAGACATGGTAAATGAAGCCATTACGCATGAAATTTCACAAGAAGATATTAAAAAGTGGAGTGCCGAAGACGAATACGCTACCTTTGTTAAAACTGTTCACATCAACTTACCACTTGAATGGTTAAAAGGTAAAATTATCGTGGATTCACTAGGGTTACATTCAAACAACCAACGTCATACAAATGAAACTGAACAAATTTTAACTTCTTCAGATTTAATATTGTATGTAAGTTACTTTAATCATTCATTTACAGATAATGACAAAGCTTTTATTGAACATATGAAAGATATGAATCAATTGAATGAAAATCAAGCCTTTAAAATGGTTATCAACGCAATTGATTTAGCAGAGAATGAAGAAGATGTTAAAGCTGTAAAAGATTACGTTGCTGATGCTTTAAACCAAGTTAACTTAAACTCTGAAATATTCGGGGTTTCAAGTAGACGTGCACTTAAAGCCCAAGATAAAGGTATTTCACAATTACGCGAGAGTATTCAACACTTTGTAGAAGTAGAATCTAATACCATTTTAGAGCAACAAATGATTAAACAACTTGAACAAATGAGTCAATCGTTTGATCAAATGATTGAAGAATTCCAAACTAATCAATCATTAATCACTGAACGTCAAGATAAACTTAAAGCTTATCAACATGAACAACGTCTACCAAGCCAATTGTTAATGACAAGTGAGCAACACACTAATAATGAAGTTGAAGACCAAATTTATCACTTAAATGGACGCTTAAAGTTACAATTATTGGATGATGTTAAAAGTGTATTCAATAGTCAAATGACGCAGAATAATGATTTTAATGAAGAAAAGAAAATTTCAGCTAAGACATTCTTAGATCAAATCCATCAACGTTTATATCTTGAACAAAGTCTCTTAGTAGAACGTATTAAAAAATACTATAATCGACAACTCAATGAACAAGTTGCACCCGTCGTTCAAAAGTTAAATCAATTGCATGTACTTATTTATCCTGAATTTAACATTAAACCTTATTTTACAGATAAGGCATTTTTAAGAATTGATATTAATGATATGGTGGCAGCTTTACCTAAACAACTGACTAAACGTAAAATATTAAATCCTAATTCTCAAAGAGAAATACAGGAAACAATTAGTGCTAATACACTAGATTTGCTTCAAGCACAATTAAGTGAATTAAGACAAGCACTCATTTCTTATGTTTCAACATTAACTAAAGAGGCTGATGATGCGTTTAATCATTTAGAAAATGATATACAACAACAAATAGATGATTTATTATCATTTACTATGGATGAAACACTAATAGAACAATTAAAATCAGTAAACTCAAAATTAAAAGTACTTTTAAAATAG
- the brxA gene encoding bacilliredoxin BrxA codes for MNPYEQYMKELAQQMRAELTENGFESLETSEAVSNYMNNVGDNDTTFVVINSTCGCAAGLARPAAVAVAEQNDKKPTNKITVFAGQDKEATQTMREYIQQVPSSPSYALFRGTELKHFIPREHIEGRDIQDICMDIKDAFDENC; via the coding sequence ATGAATCCATATGAACAATACATGAAAGAACTAGCACAACAAATGCGTGCTGAACTTACTGAAAATGGTTTTGAAAGTTTAGAAACAAGCGAAGCAGTTTCAAACTATATGAATAATGTCGGCGATAACGATACAACATTCGTTGTTATCAACTCTACTTGTGGTTGTGCTGCCGGCTTAGCTAGACCAGCTGCTGTTGCTGTGGCAGAACAAAACGATAAGAAACCTACAAATAAAATCACTGTATTCGCTGGACAAGACAAAGAAGCAACACAAACAATGCGTGAATATATCCAACAAGTACCATCAAGTCCTTCATATGCTCTATTTAGAGGTACTGAATTAAAACATTTTATCCCACGTGAACATATTGAAGGTCGCGATATTCAAGATATCTGCATGGATATTAAAGATGCTTTTGATGAAAATTGCTAA
- the gpsB gene encoding cell division regulator GpsB, which produces MADVSLKLSAKDIYEKDFEKTMARGYRREEVDAFLDDIITDYQKMADLNNEVVKLSEENNKLRKEVEDLRLRVATSRSTDNKSFSSNNSTSSNNVDILKRISNLEKAVFGK; this is translated from the coding sequence ATGGCAGATGTTTCTTTAAAGCTTTCAGCAAAAGATATTTATGAAAAAGACTTCGAAAAAACGATGGCTCGAGGTTATCGCCGTGAAGAAGTTGATGCTTTTTTAGACGATATTATCACTGACTATCAAAAAATGGCTGACTTAAATAATGAAGTAGTTAAATTATCTGAAGAAAACAATAAACTTAGAAAAGAAGTAGAAGATTTAAGATTAAGAGTAGCAACATCAAGATCTACTGATAATAAATCTTTCTCTTCAAATAATTCTACTTCATCTAATAATGTAGATATTTTAAAAAGAATTTCTAATCTTGAAAAAGCTGTTTTTGGAAAATAA
- a CDS encoding conserved virulence factor C family protein, whose amino-acid sequence MEILRVEPTPSPNTMKIILTEKRADNQSNTYTEIKEANPKFINDLIALEGVKSIFYVMDFLAIDKEPRANWENVLPLITSTLSNEDATEVQSQIDDHFGEVKAEVLTFKDIPYQIKLTTSDEEKRQQLPDIFVDSMLSAQKDGENVVFLRKWRDLGIRYGELDDVMQEVVEEILAMYPERRLEDLAQAALSTDTVIPQSQYKHITIEEYQQMEDWKVRLRMLKEFPTPTIEDLPLLQLALQEEKVALRREAIVLLGMIDDKAVLSYLYEGLRDKSPAVRRTAGDCLSDLGYKEALPEMEKALNDPQKIVRWRAAMFLFDEGGEEQLPSLKAHSNDSAYEVKLQIEMAISRIEKGDEALGSVWKQIANRDK is encoded by the coding sequence ATGGAAATTTTAAGAGTGGAACCAACGCCGAGCCCTAACACCATGAAAATAATATTAACTGAAAAAAGAGCAGATAATCAATCTAATACTTATACAGAAATTAAAGAAGCAAATCCAAAATTTATAAATGATTTAATAGCGTTAGAAGGCGTTAAATCTATCTTTTATGTTATGGACTTTTTAGCTATAGATAAAGAACCACGCGCTAATTGGGAAAATGTATTGCCTCTCATTACTTCCACATTAAGTAATGAAGATGCAACTGAAGTGCAATCTCAAATTGACGACCATTTCGGTGAAGTAAAAGCAGAGGTATTAACATTCAAAGATATCCCTTATCAAATCAAATTAACTACTTCTGATGAAGAAAAACGTCAACAACTTCCTGATATATTCGTAGATAGTATGTTAAGTGCACAAAAAGATGGAGAAAACGTCGTCTTTTTACGTAAATGGCGTGATTTAGGTATTCGTTACGGCGAACTTGATGATGTTATGCAAGAAGTCGTTGAGGAAATTCTCGCAATGTATCCTGAACGAAGATTGGAAGATTTAGCGCAAGCAGCTTTATCTACAGATACAGTTATTCCTCAATCACAATATAAACATATTACAATAGAAGAATATCAACAAATGGAAGATTGGAAAGTTCGCCTACGTATGTTAAAGGAATTTCCAACCCCTACCATTGAAGATTTACCGCTTCTACAACTCGCTTTACAAGAAGAAAAAGTGGCATTAAGAAGAGAAGCTATCGTTTTACTTGGCATGATAGATGATAAAGCTGTACTTTCATATCTTTATGAAGGTCTTAGAGATAAGAGCCCAGCTGTTAGACGCACAGCAGGAGATTGTCTGAGTGACTTAGGTTATAAAGAAGCTTTACCAGAAATGGAAAAAGCCTTAAACGACCCTCAAAAAATTGTACGTTGGCGTGCAGCTATGTTTTTATTTGATGAGGGCGGTGAAGAGCAACTTCCAAGTTTAAAGGCGCATTCGAATGATTCAGCATACGAAGTTAAATTACAAATTGAAATGGCTATCTCTCGTATTGAAAAGGGAGACGAAGCACTTGGCTCAGTGTGGAAACAAATTGCCAATCGTGATAAATAA
- a CDS encoding queuosine precursor transporter translates to MFNEIFGVATFFVTFILMVVMFRCFGKQGLIAWVAIGTIIANIQVIKTVDIFGISATLGNVMFASIYLATDILNDIYGRKVAKRAVWLGFSSTLVMIIVMQMSLHFIPAPEDVSQKALSTIFDLVPRIALGSIVAYIIGQHVGVFIFSMIKKIFSSDKTFIIRAYGSTMLSSIIDTALFVTIAFAGTLPFAVVFEIFITTYLLKLMSTIFNVPFGYIAKSMYRKGRIHKLDEGY, encoded by the coding sequence ATGTTTAATGAAATTTTTGGAGTAGCAACCTTTTTTGTTACTTTTATTTTAATGGTCGTAATGTTTCGTTGTTTTGGTAAGCAAGGCTTAATTGCTTGGGTCGCTATTGGGACTATCATTGCCAACATCCAAGTAATTAAAACGGTAGATATTTTTGGAATATCTGCAACTTTAGGGAATGTCATGTTTGCTTCCATTTACTTAGCTACGGATATCTTAAATGATATCTATGGACGTAAAGTGGCTAAACGTGCTGTATGGTTAGGCTTTTCATCAACATTAGTTATGATTATTGTGATGCAAATGTCATTACATTTTATTCCAGCACCTGAAGATGTATCTCAAAAAGCATTATCAACTATCTTTGATTTAGTGCCACGTATTGCGCTTGGATCAATCGTAGCTTATATTATTGGTCAACATGTCGGTGTCTTTATCTTTTCAATGATTAAAAAAATCTTTAGTTCTGATAAAACATTTATCATTCGAGCATATGGTAGTACAATGTTAAGTTCAATTATTGATACAGCTTTATTTGTAACTATCGCATTCGCAGGAACACTACCTTTCGCAGTAGTATTCGAGATATTTATAACAACTTATTTACTTAAATTAATGTCAACTATATTTAATGTTCCATTTGGTTATATTGCTAAATCGATGTATCGCAAAGGAAGAATTCATAAACTAGATGAAGGTTATTAA
- a CDS encoding class I SAM-dependent RNA methyltransferase — protein MFQLIAVCPMGLEAVVAKEIQELGYETQVENGRIFFEGDVKAIVKCNLWLRTADRLKIVVGRFNAKTFDELFEKTKALPWEDIIDKEGQFPVQGRSVKSTLYSVPDCQAITKKAIVERLKHAYNEKGWLNESGAKYPVEVAILKDNVLLTIDTSGSGLNRRGYRIAQGEAPIKETLAASLVRLANWKGDTPFIDPFCGSGTIAIEACLIAQNIAPGFNRDFVSEEWNIMPPNIYDKMRDEADKQADYDKDIQVYASDIDPEMVEIAKRNAEEVGLGDIIQFSVKDVNTLTIDTEEPIALVGNPPYGERIGDRDEVEEMYRYIGKLMKQHPYLSTYILTSNKEFEYLVNQKATKRRKLFNGYIECMYYQYWGKKPEKY, from the coding sequence ATGTTCCAATTAATAGCAGTATGCCCAATGGGATTAGAAGCAGTCGTTGCAAAAGAAATTCAAGAACTTGGCTACGAAACTCAAGTAGAAAACGGTCGCATCTTTTTTGAAGGAGATGTCAAAGCGATTGTTAAATGTAATCTATGGTTACGGACTGCTGATCGACTAAAAATCGTGGTAGGCCGATTTAACGCTAAAACATTTGATGAATTATTTGAAAAAACAAAAGCTTTACCATGGGAAGATATTATTGATAAAGAAGGGCAATTTCCTGTACAAGGACGAAGCGTCAAATCTACACTTTACAGTGTGCCAGACTGCCAAGCTATTACTAAGAAAGCCATTGTTGAACGTTTAAAACATGCTTATAACGAAAAAGGCTGGTTAAATGAAAGTGGGGCTAAATATCCAGTAGAAGTAGCTATTCTAAAAGATAATGTGTTACTTACTATAGATACCTCAGGTTCAGGGCTAAATAGACGTGGATATCGTATTGCTCAAGGTGAAGCACCAATCAAAGAAACATTGGCCGCAAGTTTAGTAAGACTTGCAAATTGGAAAGGCGATACGCCATTTATAGACCCATTCTGTGGTTCAGGAACTATTGCTATTGAAGCATGTTTAATTGCTCAAAATATCGCGCCTGGGTTTAACCGCGATTTTGTTTCTGAAGAATGGAACATTATGCCTCCTAACATTTACGATAAAATGCGAGATGAGGCTGACAAACAAGCTGATTATGATAAAGACATTCAAGTCTATGCTTCTGATATTGATCCAGAAATGGTTGAAATAGCTAAACGTAATGCTGAAGAAGTAGGCTTGGGAGATATTATTCAGTTCAGCGTTAAAGACGTGAATACATTAACGATTGATACAGAAGAACCAATTGCATTAGTAGGTAACCCACCTTATGGGGAACGTATTGGCGACAGAGATGAAGTTGAAGAAATGTACCGCTATATTGGAAAATTAATGAAACAACATCCTTATCTATCGACTTATATTTTGACAAGTAATAAAGAATTTGAATATCTTGTTAATCAAAAGGCAACTAAACGACGTAAACTGTTCAATGGATATATAGAATGTATGTATTATCAATATTGGGGTAAGAAACCTGAAAAATATTAA
- a CDS encoding DUF1273 domain-containing protein: MKTLYVTGYKSFELNIFKDEMPEVKYLKAFIKHKLLQYIEEGLEWVLIQGQIGIELWTAEVVLELKQTYPALKLGIITPFYGHTSKWNELNQSKYNNIAEKADFLESVHHTEYEGPYQFKQTDQFMLNHTDMTLLIYDEEQEGSPKFFKRMLVDFMDKTNYTCDIVAFDELTAFINDLQWEQDQSFE, translated from the coding sequence TTGAAGACGCTATACGTGACAGGATATAAATCTTTCGAATTAAACATATTTAAAGATGAGATGCCAGAAGTTAAATATCTAAAAGCATTTATCAAACATAAATTATTGCAATATATTGAGGAGGGGCTTGAATGGGTATTAATTCAAGGGCAAATTGGTATTGAACTTTGGACAGCAGAAGTTGTCCTTGAGTTAAAACAAACTTATCCTGCTTTAAAACTTGGTATTATTACACCATTTTATGGACATACTTCAAAGTGGAATGAACTAAACCAATCGAAGTATAATAATATTGCAGAAAAAGCTGACTTTCTTGAAAGTGTCCATCATACCGAGTATGAAGGGCCTTATCAATTTAAACAAACTGATCAATTTATGCTAAATCATACAGATATGACGTTACTAATATACGATGAAGAACAAGAGGGGAGCCCTAAATTCTTCAAAAGGATGTTAGTTGATTTTATGGATAAAACAAACTATACTTGTGATATTGTTGCATTTGATGAACTCACTGCTTTTATAAATGATTTACAGTGGGAACAAGATCAAAGTTTCGAATGA
- a CDS encoding zinc-finger domain-containing protein — protein MTRILTHSEQSAIQKIDDLMNTYCDKCLLKTHIRKTEGKTQAHHFCISECSIGKQIKQLGNELQ, from the coding sequence GTGACTCGCATTCTTACGCATTCCGAACAAAGTGCAATTCAAAAAATTGATGACTTAATGAATACTTATTGTGATAAATGTTTACTTAAAACGCATATCAGAAAAACAGAAGGCAAAACACAAGCCCATCATTTTTGTATTTCAGAGTGCTCAATTGGGAAACAGATTAAGCAATTAGGAAATGAACTTCAATAG
- a CDS encoding ribonuclease HI family protein encodes MAKIYFDAASNGNPGQSTCGIVIKEENEKYTFTHDLGELDNHSAEWAAMIHALEHARELNVTNALLYTDSKLIEDSVNQGYVKNIRFKPYFENIEILEQSFELLFVKWVPRDQNKEANQLAQQYLYKLSKKI; translated from the coding sequence ATGGCGAAAATATATTTTGATGCTGCATCAAATGGTAATCCAGGTCAAAGTACGTGTGGCATTGTAATTAAAGAAGAGAATGAAAAATACACATTCACCCATGATCTAGGTGAATTAGATAATCATAGTGCAGAATGGGCAGCTATGATACACGCCCTAGAACACGCAAGAGAATTAAATGTAACGAATGCGCTATTGTACACAGATTCTAAATTAATTGAAGATAGCGTTAATCAAGGTTATGTCAAAAATATCCGTTTTAAACCTTATTTTGAGAATATAGAAATTTTAGAACAAAGTTTCGAATTATTATTTGTAAAATGGGTTCCTCGCGATCAAAATAAAGAAGCAAATCAATTAGCACAACAATATCTTTATAAATTAAGTAAGAAGATATAA
- a CDS encoding SDR family oxidoreductase, with product MQTVLIIGANGKVSIEATKIFLEDTSFNVDLFLRNAHRIPDYASNRITVFEGDAKNEEDLEKALDKVDVVFASLSGSLDIEADAIVKAMTKKGVKRLIFIAAPGIYNELPTKFNEFNKEQFGEKLDKYRKAADIIEASDLDYTIIRPAWLTFKNESDYEITSKDTEFKGTEVSRRSIANLAVRIAKNPELYSRDNIGVNKPNTDGDKPAWFN from the coding sequence ATGCAAACTGTTTTAATTATAGGCGCAAACGGTAAAGTTTCTATAGAGGCAACTAAAATATTTTTAGAAGATACTTCGTTTAATGTAGATTTATTTTTAAGAAATGCACATCGTATCCCTGATTATGCATCTAATCGTATTACTGTATTTGAAGGGGACGCAAAAAATGAAGAAGATTTAGAAAAAGCATTAGACAAAGTCGACGTCGTCTTCGCTAGTTTATCAGGTTCATTGGATATTGAGGCTGATGCTATCGTTAAAGCAATGACTAAAAAAGGCGTAAAACGCTTAATTTTCATTGCAGCGCCAGGAATTTATAATGAATTACCAACAAAATTTAATGAATTTAACAAAGAACAATTTGGTGAGAAATTAGATAAATATCGAAAAGCTGCGGACATTATTGAAGCTTCAGATTTAGATTATACAATCATTCGTCCAGCTTGGTTAACTTTTAAAAATGAATCAGATTATGAAATCACCTCTAAAGATACTGAGTTCAAAGGTACAGAAGTATCAAGACGTAGTATTGCTAATTTAGCTGTTCGCATTGCTAAAAATCCTGAACTTTATTCAAGAGACAATATAGGTGTTAATAAACCTAATACAGATGGCGATAAGCCAGCTTGGTTTAATTAA
- a CDS encoding DUF1798 family protein encodes MEKVVKDLLIELQYIEKHYNEAKTTGEDFNFYQTVKPYVQHIDDILNKLNQYQDNILLLPYMNEKKLKLLFNNIKELSVDCHFHRTSRKLFIEKFKAVNYDLNYLLEYTKE; translated from the coding sequence ATGGAAAAAGTTGTAAAAGATCTATTGATAGAACTCCAGTATATTGAGAAACATTATAATGAAGCTAAAACAACAGGTGAAGATTTTAATTTTTATCAGACAGTAAAGCCTTACGTTCAACATATAGATGATATATTGAATAAATTAAATCAATATCAGGATAATATTCTTTTATTACCTTATATGAATGAGAAAAAGCTCAAATTACTTTTTAACAATATTAAAGAATTATCGGTGGATTGTCATTTTCATAGAACAAGTAGAAAACTTTTCATTGAAAAATTTAAAGCTGTTAATTACGATTTGAATTATTTACTTGAATATACTAAAGAATAG
- a CDS encoding 5'-3' exonuclease, with protein MTSRVLLVDGMALLFRHFYATSLHNQFMYNSKGVPTNGIQGFVRHIFSAIHDINPTHVAVCWDMGQSTFRNEMYDSYKQNRPAPPEELIPQFDYVKEISEQFGFINVGMVNYEADDVIGTLAKAYSQDNEVHILTGDKDILQCINQNVEVWLIKKGFNIYNRYTLDRFNEEYQLDPLQLIDIKAFMGDSADGYPGVKGIGEKTAIKLIQAYDSVENVLQHIDKLTPGQQKKIKNDESNLLLSKQLAEIHTEVPLDITSLYNEMEYAHSLHHILSICNEHELYVSGKYISSKL; from the coding sequence ATGACATCACGTGTCCTACTAGTAGATGGAATGGCGTTATTATTTAGACATTTTTATGCTACAAGTTTACACAATCAATTTATGTATAATTCGAAAGGTGTACCTACAAATGGTATACAAGGATTTGTAAGGCATATTTTTAGCGCTATTCATGACATTAATCCTACACATGTAGCTGTGTGTTGGGATATGGGGCAATCGACTTTCAGAAATGAAATGTATGATTCGTATAAACAAAATCGTCCCGCACCTCCAGAAGAACTCATTCCTCAATTTGATTATGTTAAAGAAATTTCAGAACAATTTGGTTTCATTAACGTCGGAATGGTCAATTATGAGGCTGATGATGTTATAGGAACATTAGCTAAAGCTTATTCCCAGGATAATGAGGTACACATTCTTACTGGAGATAAAGATATTCTTCAATGTATTAATCAAAACGTAGAAGTATGGCTTATTAAAAAGGGCTTCAATATATATAATCGTTATACGTTAGACCGTTTTAATGAAGAGTATCAACTAGATCCGCTTCAATTAATAGATATTAAAGCATTTATGGGAGATAGTGCAGATGGTTATCCTGGTGTGAAAGGGATAGGCGAGAAAACAGCAATTAAATTAATTCAAGCCTACGATAGTGTTGAAAATGTCCTTCAACATATTGATAAATTAACACCAGGACAGCAAAAGAAAATTAAAAATGACGAATCAAATTTACTATTATCCAAACAATTAGCTGAAATCCATACAGAGGTTCCACTCGATATAACTTCTTTATATAACGAAATGGAATATGCTCATTCACTCCATCATATATTATCTATTTGTAATGAGCATGAGCTATACGTGTCCGGTAAGTATATTTCTTCTAAATTATAA